From Planctomycetia bacterium:
GCTGTACATCATGCTCTCGCCGAAGGATCCCTTGCGCTCGGCCGCGCGAGTCATGCTCCCCTGGGCGTCGATCGATCGTCCCACACGATTCAAAATCGAAAACCTGCAAGTCGAAGTCGTCGAAACCGGGCGGAAATTCACCGGCGGCAACGCCGAGGCCTTTTATGGTCAGAAGGTGAAGATCGCCGGCAGCGTCACCAATCGCGGTTACGTCGCCAGCGAGCCAATCGTCCTGCACTTCACCACAGCGGATGGCGCGGCGGAGAATCAAGCGCTCACGCTCGAAGCGCGCGAGCGCAACGCTGACATCATCCTGCCCGCCGGCACGCTCGCCGCGGCGGTCGGCGGCGGTTTGCAGCAATCGGTCGACTACACGCTGACGGCAGGCGACGCCATCGCGGGGCCGTTTCGCATCACGGTGCTCGCCGCGCCGACGATCGAGATCGAATCGCTCGAATACGACTATCCCGACTACACGCGATTGCCGAACCGTTCGCTCAAAGGACAAGGCGATATCAGCGCCTTGGAAGGCACGCGCGTCGTCGTGCGCGCGAAGGCGAATCAAGAGATTGACCAGGCCTGGCTGGACCTTGGCAGCGACGGTCGCCGCGACGCGTCGATGCAAGCCGAAGGGCGCGAGGCAGGCGTGAACTTCGTGCTGGCGTTACAGGAAGACCGGCGCACGCCGACACATCCGAATTATTTATTGCGATTCAAAAACAAAGACGGCTTCGAGAATCCGCAGCCGATTCGCTACCAGATCGAAGTCACCCCGGACCTGACGCCGGAAATCGCCTGGGAAGCACCGCGGGAAGTCGACGTGCCACGTGAGCTGCCGATCGACGAACCGCTGGAGATGGCGTTCTCAGCGGGGGATCGGGATTTCGATCTGGCCAAAGTGACGCTCCGTGCGGCGGTCGATACGGAGAAAGCCGCCGAGCAGCGCCCCTGGGAATCGGCATTGCTCAAGGAACCGAAGTCCGACAAGTGGACGTCGCAACCGATTAGTTTCGTCGCCGGCGAACATGGTTTTCACGCCGGCGAGACGATCCTCATCTGGGGCGAGGCGGCCGATAATCGCCAGCCAAAGGCGAATCTGGCGGAAACGCCGAAACTGAAAGTGACGCTCCTCCCGCCGCGCGATCCGGCCGAGAAGCAGGGTCCGAACCATAAGCCGAACGACGGCAGCGGCGAGAAGTCGCCGCCCGACGACCAGGGCGCACAGCAACCGAAGGATCCAAAACAGCCGCAGGCGAAACAAGGCGGCCAGCCAGATGAACGTGAGCCACGCGACGGAGAGCAGGGCCAGAAAAACGACGACCAACAGGAAAAGAATGGCGGCGAAAAAC
This genomic window contains:
- a CDS encoding DUF4175 family protein; protein product: MATGSATTNAPPRRAEQEHELVEYGRFIDRQLTKTARQVRGIDIASGLMGWLAVALVYLMLAAAADHWLFASGLGLWGRWLALLGLVAGSGWFLARRVAPLLLHRISPVYSAHTIERGRPQLKNSLVNFLLLRNETHVMPELVRDALQTQAANGLAATPVEQSLDRTPLVRFALVLLGAVVVSALYIMLSPKDPLRSAARVMLPWASIDRPTRFKIENLQVEVVETGRKFTGGNAEAFYGQKVKIAGSVTNRGYVASEPIVLHFTTADGAAENQALTLEARERNADIILPAGTLAAAVGGGLQQSVDYTLTAGDAIAGPFRITVLAAPTIEIESLEYDYPDYTRLPNRSLKGQGDISALEGTRVVVRAKANQEIDQAWLDLGSDGRRDASMQAEGREAGVNFVLALQEDRRTPTHPNYLLRFKNKDGFENPQPIRYQIEVTPDLTPEIAWEAPREVDVPRELPIDEPLEMAFSAGDRDFDLAKVTLRAAVDTEKAAEQRPWESALLKEPKSDKWTSQPISFVAGEHGFHAGETILIWGEAADNRQPKANLAETPKLKVTLLPPRDPAEKQGPNHKPNDGSGEKSPPDDQGAQQPKDPKQPQAKQGGQPDEREPRDGEQGQKNDDQQEKNGGEK